The nucleotide window GTCACGGTCGAGCACGGCCCGGGTGCCTTCGGGGGTCAGGTCCCGCGCCCCGAAGCCAGTGCCCCCGGTGGTGACCACGAGGCCCTCGAAGTCCGTCGCCAGGCGGCGCAGGGCGTCGGAGACCGCCTCGGCCCCGTCGGCCACTGACTGCCGATCGGTCACGTCGAACCCTGCGGCAGCCAGACGCTCTCCGAGTGCCCGCCCCGATCGGTCTTCCCGGGTGCCAGCGACGACGCCGTCGGAGACCGTGAGCACCTTCGCCGTCAGCGGCGAGCTCACCGGCCGGCCCGCTCGTGCTCTCCCTCGGCGGCGCGCTGCAGGAGACGGGCCGCCTCCTGGGGATCGTCCTGGCCGAAGACCGCCGTTCCCGCGGCGAAGACCTCCGCCCCGGCACGGGCGGCCACCGGCAGGGTGTGCGACTCGATGCCGCCATCGACCTCGATGGCGACGGCCAACCCCCGGCGGTCGATCTCGGCCCGGGTGCGCTCGACCTTGGGCATCACCTCGGCCATGAAGGTCTGTCCCCCGAAGCCGGGGAAGACCGTCATCAGCAGGACGAGGTCGATCCGGTCCAGATACCCGGCGACGGCCTCGAACGGCGTGTCGGGGTTCACGGCCACGCCGACGCTGAGTCCGAGGCTGCGCATCTCGCCGATGAGGGACTCGGTGTCACCGGCCTCGACGTGCACGGTGCAGTGGTCGGCGCCCGCCCCCCGGAAGGCCTCGAGGAAGTCGCCCGGGTTGGTCATCATCAGATGGCAGTCGAAATAGAGCTTCGTGCGCCGACGCAGCGCGGCCACGACCGGGGGCCCGACGGTGATGTTGGGCACGAAATGCCCGTCCATCACGTCGACGTGGAGCCAGTCCACCTGATCGCCCAGCCTCGCGACATCATCGGCCAGGGCCGCGTAATCGGCGGCGAGGATGGATGGCGCGATCCGGATCATCGCCCGGGAGCCTACCGGTGACTAGGAGTCGCTCCAGCGAAGCCGGAGCACGTACATACCGTCGGTGCCCGCCGCCTGGGGCAGGAGCAGCGCGCCGCGCCCCCGCGCCGTCCAGGGCGCACCGGGGGCTTCGAGCGCCACGAGCTCGGGGTGCTGCTTCGCCAGCCAATCGTCGATGGCGACCGTCTCTGTGTTCGTCATGGTGCACGCGCTGTACACCAGGGTCCCGCCAGGGTGCAGATACCCTGCTGCGCTCTGGAGGAGCTCACGCTGCAGCACCGCCAAGCGCTCGACGTCATCCGGCGCAACGCGCCAGCGGGCGTCCGGGCGTCGACGCAGGGCGCCCAGGCCTGAGCACGGCGCATCGACCAGCACACGGTCGAAGACCGCGGAGCGCACCGGGGGCCGCCGTGCGTCGGCCACGATGGCGTTGACGTTGGGCAGCCCGAGCCGCCGGGCGTTGTCGTTGACGATGCGGGCCCTCGTCTCGCGCACATCGCCCGCAACCACAAGCGACGGACGACCGGTCGAGCCGGCCATGAACGTGGCCTTGCCACCGGGCGCCGCGCACAGGTCGGCGACCCTGTCGCCGGGACCCGCGCCGATCAGAGCCGCCACCCACTGCGACGCCTCGTCCTGGACGTAGCCGTCATCTCGCTCCGCGACCACAGCGGGACGGTTCATCTCGGCCAGCGCGGCCATGCTCGCCGACGCGCCGAGGTCCTCGGTGAGGCGCTCGACAACCCAGTCCGGGTAGCTCAGCCCGGTCGCCGCGTCTGGCCACTCCGGCGGCGTCGCTGCGGCCACCTTGCGCAACACGGCGTTGACGAGCCCCCGCGCGCGCAACGGTGCGGCGTCGACGGTCGCGGACACGGCGGCGTGCGGCGGCGTGCCGGCCACGGCCAGCTGGTAGGCACCGAGGCGCAAGGCGGCACGGACGTCGTCGTCGAGCGACCGGCGGACATGGGGTGCGAGGAGCCAGTCGCAGGCTCGCCGCATACGAGTCGTCCCGTAGACGAGCTCGGTCGTGAAGGCCCGGTCCCGGGTCGACAGCCCGCTCCTCCCGAGCAGGCCGGGGAGCACCAGGTTGGCGTAGGCGCCGTGCTCGATCTGCACCAACGCGTCCAGTGCCACGCCTCTCGATGTCTTGGGCCCGGCGGAAACACTCACGTGCCGAGCACCTCCCCCTCCGCCAGGCGGGCGCCCCGCAGCCACGAGTCAGCCGGGACGACGCCGCGGCCCTCCGGCTTCACCGCCACCAGCTCCAGGGCGCCGTCGCCCGTCGCCACTCCGAGGCCCTCGAGCTGCCCAGGCGATCCCGGCGACGGCGGGCGGGGCGCCACCCGGGCCCGGACCACCTCCAGTCGTCGGCCCCGCACGGTGGTCCAGGCCCGGCCGAGACGGACCAGTCGGTGGAGCTCGACGGCCGGCCGGGACCAGTCGAGGTGGAGCTCGGCGGGATCGAGCTTGGCCGCATAGGTCGGCTCGCCGGTCTGGGGGCGCGGTGTCGGCAGGCTCTCCCGGCCACGCTCGAGCGCCGTCACGAGGAGCTCGGTGCCGACGTCGGTCAGTCGTCGCCGCAGCTCCTCGGCGGTCTCCTCGGGCCCGATGACGACGCGCTCGCACGAGTAGACATCACCGGTGTCGAGTCCCTCCTCCAGCGCCATGAGGCACACGCCGGTCTCGGCGTCGCCGGCGAGGATGGCCCGCTCGACGGGCGCCGCCCCCCGCCATCGGGGAAGAAGCGAGAAGTGGACGTTGACCATGTCCAGTTCGGCCAGCACGTGCGGCTTCACGAGCCGGCCGAAGGCCACCACCACACCCAGCTCGGCCCCCACGGTCAGCACGTCGTCGACCTTGGCGCTCACCGGGAGGCCGAGCTCCACCGCCGCCGCCTTCACCGGGCTCGGGCTCAGCTGAGGTCCCCGACCGCGGCGGCGGTCCGGCCGGGTGACGACCAGGGCGACGTCGTGACCGGCGGCGACCAGGGCCCGGAGCGCCGGCACGGCGATCCCGGGGGTGCCGAGGAAGGCGAGGCGGGCCAGGGCGCCCCTTAACGGCCCGCCGGCCGCCCGTTGCCGGGCAGGCTCAGCGTGCGCTCCCGCAAGGTGCGCATGGCCTCCTTGCGTTGCTCGCTGTCGAGGCGCTCGAGGAGGAGCATGCCGTCGAGGTGGTCCACCTCGTGCTGGAACACCCGGGCCAACAGCTCGTCGGCCTCGATCGACAACTCCCGGCCGTCGAGGTCGCGGCCTCGCAGGTGCACCTGCCCGGGTCGGACGACTGGCCAGAACAGGCTCGGCACCGAGAGGCAGCCCTCCTCGTAGGTCCACTCGCCTCTGTGGTCGGAGATCACCGGGTTGATCACGACGCGGGGGCCGTCGCCCACGTCGTAGACGAACAGGCGCTTCTGCACGCCGACCTGGGGAGCGGCGAGCCCCACACCGGGGGCCGCCCGCATGGTCTCGATCATGTCGTCGACAAGGCGGACGATCGACTCGTCGACGGTCTCGACCTCGGGGGTGCGCTGCTTGAGCACCGGGTCGCCAAAGGTCCTGATCGGAAGAAGGGCCACCACGAGCACTCTAGGCCCGCCCGGGAGGCGGGCCAGCAGAGGC belongs to Acidimicrobiales bacterium and includes:
- a CDS encoding transcription antitermination factor NusB, whose protein sequence is MSVSAGPKTSRGVALDALVQIEHGAYANLVLPGLLGRSGLSTRDRAFTTELVYGTTRMRRACDWLLAPHVRRSLDDDVRAALRLGAYQLAVAGTPPHAAVSATVDAAPLRARGLVNAVLRKVAAATPPEWPDAATGLSYPDWVVERLTEDLGASASMAALAEMNRPAVVAERDDGYVQDEASQWVAALIGAGPGDRVADLCAAPGGKATFMAGSTGRPSLVVAGDVRETRARIVNDNARRLGLPNVNAIVADARRPPVRSAVFDRVLVDAPCSGLGALRRRPDARWRVAPDDVERLAVLQRELLQSAAGYLHPGGTLVYSACTMTNTETVAIDDWLAKQHPELVALEAPGAPWTARGRGALLLPQAAGTDGMYVLRLRWSDS
- the rpe gene encoding ribulose-phosphate 3-epimerase, which produces MIRIAPSILAADYAALADDVARLGDQVDWLHVDVMDGHFVPNITVGPPVVAALRRRTKLYFDCHLMMTNPGDFLEAFRGAGADHCTVHVEAGDTESLIGEMRSLGLSVGVAVNPDTPFEAVAGYLDRIDLVLLMTVFPGFGGQTFMAEVMPKVERTRAEIDRRGLAVAIEVDGGIESHTLPVAARAGAEVFAAGTAVFGQDDPQEAARLLQRAAEGEHERAGR
- the def gene encoding peptide deformylase; this encodes MALLPIRTFGDPVLKQRTPEVETVDESIVRLVDDMIETMRAAPGVGLAAPQVGVQKRLFVYDVGDGPRVVINPVISDHRGEWTYEEGCLSVPSLFWPVVRPGQVHLRGRDLDGRELSIEADELLARVFQHEVDHLDGMLLLERLDSEQRKEAMRTLRERTLSLPGNGRPAGR
- a CDS encoding methionyl-tRNA formyltransferase, with product MARLAFLGTPGIAVPALRALVAAGHDVALVVTRPDRRRGRGPQLSPSPVKAAAVELGLPVSAKVDDVLTVGAELGVVVAFGRLVKPHVLAELDMVNVHFSLLPRWRGAAPVERAILAGDAETGVCLMALEEGLDTGDVYSCERVVIGPEETAEELRRRLTDVGTELLVTALERGRESLPTPRPQTGEPTYAAKLDPAELHLDWSRPAVELHRLVRLGRAWTTVRGRRLEVVRARVAPRPPSPGSPGQLEGLGVATGDGALELVAVKPEGRGVVPADSWLRGARLAEGEVLGT
- a CDS encoding MogA/MoaB family molybdenum cofactor biosynthesis protein yields the protein MSSPLTAKVLTVSDGVVAGTREDRSGRALGERLAAAGFDVTDRQSVADGAEAVSDALRRLATDFEGLVVTTGGTGFGARDLTPEGTRAVLDRDAPGLAEAMRLVSPRGRLSRGVAGTLGRCIVLNTPGSPAGAVECVDAVLDTLPHALDLLAGRPTEH